One window of Mucilaginibacter inviolabilis genomic DNA carries:
- a CDS encoding M1 family metallopeptidase — protein sequence MKYLTADLKFIKKSLSLLALITALLLIEHAQLQAQCFYYPRDLKQAFKNKTRSIDGKPGKNYWQNHGSYNITLTISPPNRNIQGAEQIIYSNNSPDTLKELNMKLIMNIHKPGAARFANAQANYLTQGVQMDSFVIDGQAVAINNQDATTNQAITLPKPLLPHQSVKLDITWHYELALGAGREGAIDSTSFYLGYFYPRIAVYDDYNGWDKLPFLDVQEFYNDFNDYTLQVKVPSDFLVWATGTLQNPQEVLQPEYTKRLERSMNSDSVVHIVTPLDLSQKNITTKNKLNTWIWKADDISDMAVGISDHYVWDAASVVIDHSSRRRASIQAAYLDNAADFHSAVKFGQYALTWFSNNLPGVPYPYPKMTVFQGYADMEYPMMVNSSHKDDLSFAQLLLDHEISHTWFPFYMGTNESRYGFMDEGWATTFERLIGATEIGQENTDALWTELRVKPWISDPSAPEDLPIITPSSELRDGLSNNEYGKPALSHFALKDLLGDDLFKKSLKGYMNNWHGKHPVPWDYFNSMSDKSGRNLNWFFNNWFFSNSYIDLSLQKVNKIKDGYSITVKNTGGFYIPFDVKITCQDGTCKIIHQTPAIWEQNPQIVCFNFKTDRVVKAVEINTGIFLDANVSDNVFVVK from the coding sequence ATGAAATATTTAACAGCAGATTTAAAATTCATCAAAAAGAGCCTGTCACTCCTGGCTTTAATAACTGCCCTCCTGCTTATTGAACACGCACAATTACAAGCACAATGTTTCTACTACCCCCGCGATCTGAAACAAGCTTTTAAAAATAAAACCAGATCGATAGATGGTAAGCCTGGGAAAAACTACTGGCAAAATCACGGCAGTTACAACATTACCCTAACCATATCGCCCCCAAATAGAAATATCCAGGGAGCCGAGCAGATCATCTACAGCAATAACAGCCCTGATACGCTCAAGGAACTGAACATGAAGCTGATCATGAACATACACAAGCCGGGTGCTGCCCGTTTTGCCAATGCGCAAGCTAACTATTTAACCCAGGGTGTTCAGATGGATAGTTTTGTGATAGATGGCCAAGCTGTAGCGATAAATAATCAGGATGCTACAACTAACCAGGCCATCACTTTGCCAAAACCGTTATTACCACATCAGTCTGTAAAACTGGATATCACCTGGCATTATGAACTGGCTCTGGGAGCAGGCCGTGAAGGAGCCATCGATTCAACCTCCTTTTACCTGGGCTATTTTTATCCCAGGATTGCCGTTTATGATGATTATAACGGCTGGGATAAACTTCCTTTTTTAGACGTTCAGGAGTTTTATAACGACTTTAATGACTATACCCTGCAGGTTAAAGTTCCATCAGATTTTTTGGTGTGGGCGACTGGCACCTTACAAAATCCCCAAGAGGTGTTACAACCAGAGTACACCAAACGCTTGGAACGCTCCATGAACAGCGACTCCGTTGTACATATAGTTACTCCGCTTGATCTCAGCCAAAAGAACATTACCACAAAAAACAAGCTCAATACCTGGATCTGGAAAGCGGATGATATCAGCGATATGGCCGTAGGGATAAGCGATCATTACGTTTGGGATGCCGCAAGTGTAGTGATTGATCATTCAAGCCGCAGAAGAGCAAGTATACAGGCCGCCTACCTGGATAATGCCGCCGATTTCCACTCCGCGGTTAAGTTTGGACAGTATGCTTTAACCTGGTTTTCGAACAATTTGCCAGGTGTGCCTTACCCTTATCCTAAAATGACCGTCTTCCAGGGTTATGCCGATATGGAATACCCCATGATGGTTAACTCCAGCCACAAAGACGATTTGAGTTTTGCTCAGCTTTTATTGGATCATGAAATTTCGCATACCTGGTTCCCATTTTATATGGGTACCAATGAAAGTCGTTATGGCTTTATGGATGAAGGCTGGGCCACTACCTTTGAACGGCTCATAGGCGCTACAGAAATAGGCCAGGAAAACACCGATGCCCTCTGGACTGAGCTTCGGGTAAAACCATGGATAAGTGATCCGTCAGCCCCCGAGGACCTACCTATTATTACACCATCCAGCGAATTAAGAGATGGCTTATCTAATAACGAATATGGCAAACCGGCTTTGAGCCACTTTGCATTGAAAGATCTATTGGGTGATGACCTGTTTAAAAAATCATTGAAGGGCTATATGAACAATTGGCACGGGAAACATCCGGTTCCGTGGGATTATTTTAACTCCATGAGTGACAAATCTGGCCGAAACCTGAATTGGTTTTTCAACAATTGGTTTTTCAGTAATAGTTACATCGATCTGTCCCTGCAAAAGGTAAACAAAATTAAAGATGGTTACTCCATCACCGTTAAAAATACCGGCGGGTTTTATATCCCCTTTGATGTTAAAATTACCTGCCAGGATGGGACCTGCAAAATTATTCACCAAACACCTGCTATATGGGAGCAAAACCCCCAAATTGTCTGTTTTAATTTCAAAACAGATAGAGTCGTAAAAGCTGTTGAAATAAATACAGGGATATTTCTGGATGCCAATGTTTCAGATAATGTATTCGTGGTTAAATAA
- a CDS encoding glycoside hydrolase family 2 protein: MNMKYMIHVRYVLLLMIIVGINAESKARQQARDTDAPASSRQVIPFNSDWQFKKASYRTNIALATADWQTVSVPHTWNNKDIQKGKGFYMGDAFYKKDLKASDSWKGKRVFIRFEGVGTVTDVYINNKLIGEHKGAYAAFCFDISNSLRYDTVNTILVKVNNEERPDVIPINNKLFGVYGGIYRPVSLIVTNKINISTTDYASPGIYIKQDVSAKKASISITAKVENKETQIQEITVKTVIRDGTGKIVKEIQQPAKVKPQGINIVGQQLSLNNPHLWNGRKDPYLYSLTTSIIKQGKTIDEVTQPLGLRYFSIVQGKGFYLNGQPYRLYGVCRHQEWQDYGSALSNEQHKSDLDMIYEIGATSIRFAHYQQAEYIYAKCDSMGFVIWAEIPFVNAVSTQEGDNAKQQLTELIRQNYNHPAIYNWGLHNEVYSSSADGFVPVLTRELNDIAKTEDPGRFTASVSGYGEMDRPSNLAADIQGINRYYGWYEGKISDLEDWVTGLEKKYPNHKVVLSEYGTEANVNQQQENVGETGDPGAQFWPETYQTKFHEIQWGIIEKHPYLVASYVWNMFDFSVPSANGGGVPARNMKGLITYDRKVKKDAFYWYKANWSPDPVLYISGRRDSVRVEATTVVKVFSNLQNVTLYLNNNKLNQPEIGTTSYDFVFKDVRLQPGANELRAEGHRDGKVITDHITWYFKN; encoded by the coding sequence ATGAATATGAAATATATGATCCACGTGAGATACGTTTTGTTGCTCATGATAATTGTTGGCATTAATGCAGAAAGCAAGGCCCGGCAACAAGCCCGGGATACAGATGCACCGGCATCTTCGCGACAGGTTATACCGTTTAATAGCGACTGGCAATTTAAAAAAGCCTCGTACAGAACCAATATTGCATTGGCAACCGCCGATTGGCAAACTGTTTCTGTCCCCCATACCTGGAATAATAAAGATATTCAGAAAGGAAAAGGCTTTTACATGGGCGATGCTTTTTATAAAAAAGATCTTAAAGCAAGTGATTCATGGAAAGGAAAGCGTGTTTTTATTCGTTTTGAAGGAGTAGGTACAGTAACCGATGTCTATATCAATAATAAGTTGATCGGGGAGCATAAAGGTGCTTACGCTGCATTTTGCTTTGATATCAGTAATTCACTACGTTACGATACAGTTAATACGATACTGGTAAAAGTTAATAATGAGGAACGCCCGGATGTTATACCCATCAATAATAAACTGTTTGGGGTATATGGTGGAATCTATCGCCCGGTAAGTTTAATTGTTACCAATAAAATTAATATCAGTACTACTGATTACGCCTCGCCGGGCATTTATATTAAACAGGATGTAAGTGCAAAAAAAGCCAGCATAAGCATAACCGCTAAAGTTGAGAACAAGGAAACACAGATACAGGAGATAACTGTAAAAACGGTTATCAGGGATGGGACTGGTAAAATAGTTAAAGAGATACAGCAACCTGCAAAGGTAAAGCCACAAGGCATAAATATAGTCGGTCAGCAACTATCGTTAAACAATCCTCATTTATGGAACGGCAGAAAAGACCCTTATTTATACTCACTCACTACATCTATTATTAAACAAGGTAAAACTATTGACGAGGTTACCCAACCTCTCGGACTCAGGTATTTTTCAATTGTACAGGGGAAAGGATTTTACCTTAACGGGCAACCTTATCGCCTGTATGGAGTTTGTCGCCACCAGGAATGGCAGGATTATGGAAGCGCCCTAAGCAATGAGCAGCACAAATCTGACCTCGATATGATCTATGAGATCGGGGCAACTTCCATCCGTTTTGCCCACTATCAGCAGGCCGAATATATTTATGCGAAATGTGATAGTATGGGTTTTGTAATATGGGCCGAAATTCCGTTTGTAAACGCGGTGTCAACACAAGAAGGGGATAATGCGAAGCAACAGCTTACAGAGTTGATCAGGCAAAATTACAATCATCCGGCTATTTACAATTGGGGTTTACATAACGAAGTTTATTCTAGCTCGGCAGATGGGTTTGTACCGGTTTTAACACGCGAACTTAATGATATTGCTAAAACAGAAGATCCTGGTCGGTTCACTGCGAGTGTAAGCGGTTATGGTGAAATGGATCGCCCGTCAAACCTGGCCGCTGATATACAGGGTATCAACAGATATTATGGCTGGTACGAAGGGAAAATATCTGACCTGGAAGATTGGGTTACCGGGTTGGAAAAAAAATATCCCAATCATAAAGTAGTGCTTTCTGAGTACGGAACGGAGGCCAACGTAAATCAGCAACAGGAAAATGTAGGCGAAACCGGTGATCCGGGCGCCCAGTTTTGGCCGGAAACCTATCAAACCAAGTTTCACGAAATACAATGGGGTATTATCGAGAAGCATCCCTACCTGGTAGCCTCATATGTATGGAATATGTTCGATTTTTCGGTGCCCTCTGCAAATGGCGGTGGCGTGCCTGCCCGTAATATGAAGGGTTTGATTACCTATGATCGGAAAGTAAAAAAAGATGCTTTTTATTGGTACAAAGCTAATTGGAGTCCTGATCCTGTACTTTACATCAGCGGCCGCAGAGACTCTGTCCGGGTTGAAGCAACAACGGTGGTAAAGGTGTTTTCCAATCTGCAAAATGTTACTTTGTATCTCAATAACAATAAATTGAATCAACCTGAAATAGGTACTACTTCGTATGATTTTGTTTTTAAAGATGTGCGCCTGCAACCAGGAGCCAACGAGTTAAGGGCAGAAGGCCATAGGGATGGTAAAGTAATCACAGATCATATTACCTGGTATTTTAAGAATTAA